A stretch of the Siniperca chuatsi isolate FFG_IHB_CAS linkage group LG24, ASM2008510v1, whole genome shotgun sequence genome encodes the following:
- the sap18 gene encoding histone deacetylase complex subunit SAP18: protein MALESRITQEEIKKEPEKPIDREKTCPLLLRVFTTNSGRHHRVDEFARGNVPSSELQIYTWMDATLKELTSLVKEVYPEARKKGTHFSFSIVYPDPRGKVYRLKDIGNTVSGRKGTDDSMTLQSQRFQIGDYLDIAITPPNRAPPLSTRMRPF from the exons ATGGCCCTTGAATCGCGGATCACACAGGAAGAAATCAAGAAGGAACCAGAGAAGCCAATTGACCGAGAAAAG ACCTGCCCCCTTCTGCTGAGAGTATTCACCACCAACAGTGGCAGACACCACAGAGTAGATGAATTTGCTCGTGGCAACGTTCCCTCCAGCGAACTGCAGATATACACATG GATGGATGCTACTCTGAAGGAGCTGACCAGCCTGGTGAAGGAAGTATATCCAGAGGCGAGGAAAAAGGGGACCCACTTCAGCTTTTCCATCGTCTACCCCGACCCTAGAGGGAAGGTGTACAG GTTGAAAGATATCGGAAACACTGTATCCGGCAGGAAGGGCACAGATGACTCCATGACGTTGCAGTCTCAGCGCTTCCAGATTGGAGACTATCTGGACATAGCTATCACGCCACCCAACAGAGCCCCGCCCCTCAGCACACGCATGAGGCCCTTCTGA
- the LOC122872254 gene encoding gap junction beta-2 protein-like isoform X4: MQTSSQRLLMFNSPHRKSSHIVLADLTVAVHLLFHAKEAGAAGPCGIFSRKQPDSPDSRMSWPALYAQLVGANRHSTSLGKVWLSVLFVFRVMVLVVAAESVWGDEQSDFTCNTLQPGCENVCYDQFFPVSHIRLWCLQLVFVSTPTLLVTMYVAYRNHSDKKRLLQSSGRAGFLSNKGQEEELETLKRRRLPIAGALWWTYACSLVFRLLFEGGFMYALYVVYDGFQMPRLVQCDQWPCPNLVDCFISRPTEKTIFTVFMATASSICMVLNMAELAYLVTKAVTRVHCGQKERKTGSKSSRERTQNKTNQKLHVST; this comes from the exons atgcaaacatCCTCACAAAGactgctgatgtttaacag tcctCACAGGAAGTCATCTCATATTGTTCTGGCTGATTTGACAGTGGCGGTGCATCTTTTATTTCATGCAAAGGAAGCAGGAGCTGCAG GACCATGTGGAATATTTTCCCGCAAACAACCTGACTCTCCAGACTCAAG GATGTCTTGGCCAGCTCTGTACGCTCAGTTAGTCGGAGCAAACCGTCACTCCACCAGCCTGGGTAAAGTCTGGCTCTCGGTGCTGTTTGTTTTCCGGGTCATGGTGCTGGTTGTTGCTGCTGAGAGCGTCTGGGGAGACGAGCAGTCTGACTTCACCTGTAATACACTACAG cctggCTGTGAAAATGTCTGCTATGATCAGTTCTTCCCTGTCTCCCACATCCGTCTCTGGTGTCTTCAGCTTGTCTTTGTCTCCACACCAACGCTCCTGGTAACTATGTACGTGGCCTATCGGAACCATAGCGATAAGAAGAGGCTCCTACAG AGTTCTGGTAGAGCTGGTTTCCTCAGCAACAAAGGCCAGGAGGAAGAGTTGGAGACTCTAAAGAGACGGAGACTCCCAATAGCTGGTGCCCTCTGGTGGACGTACGCCTGCAGCCTGGTGTTCAGGCTGTTGTTTGAAGGAGGCTTCAT GTATGCCCTGTACGTGGTATATGATGGTTTCCAGATGCCACGGCTGGTGCAGTGTGACCAGTGGCCGTGTCCTAACCTGGTGGACTGTTTCATCTCACGCCCCACCGAGAAAACCATCTTTACCGTGTTCATGGCCACTGCCTCTTCTATCTGCATGGTCCTTAACATGGCTGAACTTGCATATCTTGTCACCAAGGCTGTCACTAG GGTTCACTGTGgacagaaggaaaggaaaacagGCAGCAAATCCAGCAGAGAGAGGACGCAGAATAAGACAAACCAGAAGTTACATGTCTCAACCTGA
- the rtraf gene encoding RNA transcription, translation and transport factor protein, whose amino-acid sequence MFRRKLTAIDYHNPNGFDCTDETQFRNCIVWLEDQKIRHYKIEDRGNLRNIPSSDWPQAYQKYLQDVNCPFGVQERQEALDWLLGLAVRYEYGDNVDKYKNCEPLAASSNSDKAVDPLVNLDSDSPDFKAGVTALSNILKIQRHDDYLVMLKAIRILIQERLSPEAITKASQNREGVPVALDKHILGFDTGDATLNEAAQILRLLHIEDLRELQTKINEAIVAVQAIIADPKTDHRLGKVGR is encoded by the exons ATGTTTCGAAGAAAACTGACAGCGATAGATTATCACAATCCCAATGGATTTGACTGCACAG ACGAGACACAGTTTAGGAACTGCATCGTGTGGCTGGAGGACCAGAAGATTCGACATTATAAGATCGAGGACAGAGGAAACTTGAGGAACATCCCTAGCTCAGACTGGCCCCAAGCCTACCAGAAG TACCTGCAGGACGTGAACTGTCCATTTGGAGTTCAGGAGAGGCAGGAGGCTTTAGACTGGTTACTGGGCCTGGCTGTACGATATGAATATGGAGACAATG TGGACAAGTACAAGAACTGTGAGCCGCTGGCCGCCTCCAGCAACAGTGACAAAGCAGTGGACCCTCTCGTCAACCTTGACA GCGATTCTCCAGATTTCAAAGCAGGAGTGACAGCTCTGTCCAACATCCTCAAGATACAACGACACGATGACTACCTGGTTATGCTCAAG GCCATTCGGATTCTGATCCAGGAGAGACTTTCTCCAGAAGCCATCACTAAAGCCAGCCAGAATAGAGAG GGTGTTCCAGTAGCTTTAGACAAGCACATCTTGGGTTTCGACACTGGAG ATGCGACTCTGAACGAAGCGGCCCAGATCCTGCGCCTGCTGCACATCGAGGACCTGAGGGAGCTCCAGACCAAGATCAACGAGGCCATCGTAGCCGTTCAAGCCATCATAGCCGACCCCAAGACAGACCACAGGCTGGGCAAGGTCGGCAGGTGA
- the LOC122872254 gene encoding gap junction beta-2 protein-like isoform X5 produces MSWPALYAQLVGANRHSTSLGKVWLSVLFVFRVMVLVVAAESVWGDEQSDFTCNTLQPGCENVCYDQFFPVSHIRLWCLQLVFVSTPTLLVTMYVAYRNHSDKKRLLQSSGRAGFLSNKGQEEELETLKRRRLPIAGALWWTYACSLVFRLLFEGGFMYALYVVYDGFQMPRLVQCDQWPCPNLVDCFISRPTEKTIFTVFMATASSICMVLNMAELAYLVTKAVTRVHCGQKERKTGSKSSRERTQNKTNQKLHVST; encoded by the exons ATGTCTTGGCCAGCTCTGTACGCTCAGTTAGTCGGAGCAAACCGTCACTCCACCAGCCTGGGTAAAGTCTGGCTCTCGGTGCTGTTTGTTTTCCGGGTCATGGTGCTGGTTGTTGCTGCTGAGAGCGTCTGGGGAGACGAGCAGTCTGACTTCACCTGTAATACACTACAG cctggCTGTGAAAATGTCTGCTATGATCAGTTCTTCCCTGTCTCCCACATCCGTCTCTGGTGTCTTCAGCTTGTCTTTGTCTCCACACCAACGCTCCTGGTAACTATGTACGTGGCCTATCGGAACCATAGCGATAAGAAGAGGCTCCTACAG AGTTCTGGTAGAGCTGGTTTCCTCAGCAACAAAGGCCAGGAGGAAGAGTTGGAGACTCTAAAGAGACGGAGACTCCCAATAGCTGGTGCCCTCTGGTGGACGTACGCCTGCAGCCTGGTGTTCAGGCTGTTGTTTGAAGGAGGCTTCAT GTATGCCCTGTACGTGGTATATGATGGTTTCCAGATGCCACGGCTGGTGCAGTGTGACCAGTGGCCGTGTCCTAACCTGGTGGACTGTTTCATCTCACGCCCCACCGAGAAAACCATCTTTACCGTGTTCATGGCCACTGCCTCTTCTATCTGCATGGTCCTTAACATGGCTGAACTTGCATATCTTGTCACCAAGGCTGTCACTAG GGTTCACTGTGgacagaaggaaaggaaaacagGCAGCAAATCCAGCAGAGAGAGGACGCAGAATAAGACAAACCAGAAGTTACATGTCTCAACCTGA
- the LOC122872254 gene encoding gap junction beta-2 protein-like isoform X2, producing the protein MHTHNTYIVIKLNELALLILCPPQMNGDEKIFRNTCRKWPESSQILPMCLLKVTNILLQFYCILGAKHKRKAMSPSGQLSCLGPHRKSSHIVLADLTVAVHLLFHAKEAGAAGPCGIFSRKQPDSPDSRMSWPALYAQLVGANRHSTSLGKVWLSVLFVFRVMVLVVAAESVWGDEQSDFTCNTLQPGCENVCYDQFFPVSHIRLWCLQLVFVSTPTLLVTMYVAYRNHSDKKRLLQSSGRAGFLSNKGQEEELETLKRRRLPIAGALWWTYACSLVFRLLFEGGFMYALYVVYDGFQMPRLVQCDQWPCPNLVDCFISRPTEKTIFTVFMATASSICMVLNMAELAYLVTKAVTR; encoded by the exons ATGCATacacataatacatacataGTTATCAAACTTAATGAACTCGCTTTGTTAATACTTTGTCCACCCCAAATGAATGGAGATGAAAAGATTTTTAGAAACACCTGTAGAAAGTGGCCTGAGTCTTCTCAAATCCTACCAATGTGTCTCCTGAAAGTCACCAATATACTACTgcaattttactgtattttgggTGCAAAACACAAACGCAAGGCGATGAGCCCATCAGGACAACTAAGCTGTCTAGG tcctCACAGGAAGTCATCTCATATTGTTCTGGCTGATTTGACAGTGGCGGTGCATCTTTTATTTCATGCAAAGGAAGCAGGAGCTGCAG GACCATGTGGAATATTTTCCCGCAAACAACCTGACTCTCCAGACTCAAG GATGTCTTGGCCAGCTCTGTACGCTCAGTTAGTCGGAGCAAACCGTCACTCCACCAGCCTGGGTAAAGTCTGGCTCTCGGTGCTGTTTGTTTTCCGGGTCATGGTGCTGGTTGTTGCTGCTGAGAGCGTCTGGGGAGACGAGCAGTCTGACTTCACCTGTAATACACTACAG cctggCTGTGAAAATGTCTGCTATGATCAGTTCTTCCCTGTCTCCCACATCCGTCTCTGGTGTCTTCAGCTTGTCTTTGTCTCCACACCAACGCTCCTGGTAACTATGTACGTGGCCTATCGGAACCATAGCGATAAGAAGAGGCTCCTACAG AGTTCTGGTAGAGCTGGTTTCCTCAGCAACAAAGGCCAGGAGGAAGAGTTGGAGACTCTAAAGAGACGGAGACTCCCAATAGCTGGTGCCCTCTGGTGGACGTACGCCTGCAGCCTGGTGTTCAGGCTGTTGTTTGAAGGAGGCTTCAT GTATGCCCTGTACGTGGTATATGATGGTTTCCAGATGCCACGGCTGGTGCAGTGTGACCAGTGGCCGTGTCCTAACCTGGTGGACTGTTTCATCTCACGCCCCACCGAGAAAACCATCTTTACCGTGTTCATGGCCACTGCCTCTTCTATCTGCATGGTCCTTAACATGGCTGAACTTGCATATCTTGTCACCAAGGCTGTCACTAGGTAG
- the LOC122872254 gene encoding gap junction beta-2 protein-like isoform X1: protein MHTHNTYIVIKLNELALLILCPPQMNGDEKIFRNTCRKWPESSQILPMCLLKVTNILLQFYCILGAKHKRKAMSPSGQLSCLGPHRKSSHIVLADLTVAVHLLFHAKEAGAAGPCGIFSRKQPDSPDSRMSWPALYAQLVGANRHSTSLGKVWLSVLFVFRVMVLVVAAESVWGDEQSDFTCNTLQPGCENVCYDQFFPVSHIRLWCLQLVFVSTPTLLVTMYVAYRNHSDKKRLLQSSGRAGFLSNKGQEEELETLKRRRLPIAGALWWTYACSLVFRLLFEGGFMYALYVVYDGFQMPRLVQCDQWPCPNLVDCFISRPTEKTIFTVFMATASSICMVLNMAELAYLVTKAVTRVHCGQKERKTGSKSSRERTQNKTNQKLHVST from the exons ATGCATacacataatacatacataGTTATCAAACTTAATGAACTCGCTTTGTTAATACTTTGTCCACCCCAAATGAATGGAGATGAAAAGATTTTTAGAAACACCTGTAGAAAGTGGCCTGAGTCTTCTCAAATCCTACCAATGTGTCTCCTGAAAGTCACCAATATACTACTgcaattttactgtattttgggTGCAAAACACAAACGCAAGGCGATGAGCCCATCAGGACAACTAAGCTGTCTAGG tcctCACAGGAAGTCATCTCATATTGTTCTGGCTGATTTGACAGTGGCGGTGCATCTTTTATTTCATGCAAAGGAAGCAGGAGCTGCAG GACCATGTGGAATATTTTCCCGCAAACAACCTGACTCTCCAGACTCAAG GATGTCTTGGCCAGCTCTGTACGCTCAGTTAGTCGGAGCAAACCGTCACTCCACCAGCCTGGGTAAAGTCTGGCTCTCGGTGCTGTTTGTTTTCCGGGTCATGGTGCTGGTTGTTGCTGCTGAGAGCGTCTGGGGAGACGAGCAGTCTGACTTCACCTGTAATACACTACAG cctggCTGTGAAAATGTCTGCTATGATCAGTTCTTCCCTGTCTCCCACATCCGTCTCTGGTGTCTTCAGCTTGTCTTTGTCTCCACACCAACGCTCCTGGTAACTATGTACGTGGCCTATCGGAACCATAGCGATAAGAAGAGGCTCCTACAG AGTTCTGGTAGAGCTGGTTTCCTCAGCAACAAAGGCCAGGAGGAAGAGTTGGAGACTCTAAAGAGACGGAGACTCCCAATAGCTGGTGCCCTCTGGTGGACGTACGCCTGCAGCCTGGTGTTCAGGCTGTTGTTTGAAGGAGGCTTCAT GTATGCCCTGTACGTGGTATATGATGGTTTCCAGATGCCACGGCTGGTGCAGTGTGACCAGTGGCCGTGTCCTAACCTGGTGGACTGTTTCATCTCACGCCCCACCGAGAAAACCATCTTTACCGTGTTCATGGCCACTGCCTCTTCTATCTGCATGGTCCTTAACATGGCTGAACTTGCATATCTTGTCACCAAGGCTGTCACTAG GGTTCACTGTGgacagaaggaaaggaaaacagGCAGCAAATCCAGCAGAGAGAGGACGCAGAATAAGACAAACCAGAAGTTACATGTCTCAACCTGA
- the LOC122872254 gene encoding gap junction beta-2 protein-like isoform X3 produces MHTHNTYIVIKLNELALLILCPPQMNGDEKIFRNTCRKWPESSQILPMCLLKVTNILLQFYCILGAKHKRKAMSPSGQLSCLGMSWPALYAQLVGANRHSTSLGKVWLSVLFVFRVMVLVVAAESVWGDEQSDFTCNTLQPGCENVCYDQFFPVSHIRLWCLQLVFVSTPTLLVTMYVAYRNHSDKKRLLQSSGRAGFLSNKGQEEELETLKRRRLPIAGALWWTYACSLVFRLLFEGGFMYALYVVYDGFQMPRLVQCDQWPCPNLVDCFISRPTEKTIFTVFMATASSICMVLNMAELAYLVTKAVTRVHCGQKERKTGSKSSRERTQNKTNQKLHVST; encoded by the exons ATGCATacacataatacatacataGTTATCAAACTTAATGAACTCGCTTTGTTAATACTTTGTCCACCCCAAATGAATGGAGATGAAAAGATTTTTAGAAACACCTGTAGAAAGTGGCCTGAGTCTTCTCAAATCCTACCAATGTGTCTCCTGAAAGTCACCAATATACTACTgcaattttactgtattttgggTGCAAAACACAAACGCAAGGCGATGAGCCCATCAGGACAACTAAGCTGTCTAGG GATGTCTTGGCCAGCTCTGTACGCTCAGTTAGTCGGAGCAAACCGTCACTCCACCAGCCTGGGTAAAGTCTGGCTCTCGGTGCTGTTTGTTTTCCGGGTCATGGTGCTGGTTGTTGCTGCTGAGAGCGTCTGGGGAGACGAGCAGTCTGACTTCACCTGTAATACACTACAG cctggCTGTGAAAATGTCTGCTATGATCAGTTCTTCCCTGTCTCCCACATCCGTCTCTGGTGTCTTCAGCTTGTCTTTGTCTCCACACCAACGCTCCTGGTAACTATGTACGTGGCCTATCGGAACCATAGCGATAAGAAGAGGCTCCTACAG AGTTCTGGTAGAGCTGGTTTCCTCAGCAACAAAGGCCAGGAGGAAGAGTTGGAGACTCTAAAGAGACGGAGACTCCCAATAGCTGGTGCCCTCTGGTGGACGTACGCCTGCAGCCTGGTGTTCAGGCTGTTGTTTGAAGGAGGCTTCAT GTATGCCCTGTACGTGGTATATGATGGTTTCCAGATGCCACGGCTGGTGCAGTGTGACCAGTGGCCGTGTCCTAACCTGGTGGACTGTTTCATCTCACGCCCCACCGAGAAAACCATCTTTACCGTGTTCATGGCCACTGCCTCTTCTATCTGCATGGTCCTTAACATGGCTGAACTTGCATATCTTGTCACCAAGGCTGTCACTAG GGTTCACTGTGgacagaaggaaaggaaaacagGCAGCAAATCCAGCAGAGAGAGGACGCAGAATAAGACAAACCAGAAGTTACATGTCTCAACCTGA